Proteins from a genomic interval of Quercus robur chromosome 9, dhQueRobu3.1, whole genome shotgun sequence:
- the LOC126701166 gene encoding serine/threonine-protein phosphatase 7 long form homolog, with translation MIACVSDMQQVGNVDPGPTVGTQLTRQPVHRSTLLWETPAGQVVPSVLNCRRRSCKLPEHGLDPRIARYITEAGFEGLFKVPNLEVDHALITALVERWRPETHTFHLPHGEMSITLQDIEVMLVVPVDGLPITGAVKMDWPTLCLELLGHRPPDPMPHPHENTSILAGARLRFTWLDALFSGPLAADATDEQREEVQLG, from the exons ATGATTGCATGCGTGTCAGATATGCAGCAAGTGGGAAATGTGGATCCTGGACCGACGGTTGGTACACAGTTGACGCGGCAGCCGGTTCATCGATCCACGCTGCTTTGGGAGACGCCAGCCGGTCAG GTAGTGCCAAGCGTGCTAAACTGCAGACGCCGAAGTTGCAAGTTACCCGAGCATGGGCTTGACCCACGGATTGCTCGGTACATAACTGAGGCGGGTTTTGAAGGGTTATTCAAGGTCCCAAACTTGGAAGTGGATCATGCGTTGATCACAGCACTAGTTGAGCGTTGGCGTCCGGAGACGCACACATTCCACCTACCGCATGGAGAGATGAGCATCACCTTACAAGATATTGAGGTGATGCTAGTGGTTCCTGTTGATGGGTTGCCAATTACTGGGGCTGTGAAGATGGATTGGCCTACGTTGTGTCTTGAGTTATTGGGTCATCGTCCACCAGACCCGATGCCGCATCCCCATGAGAACACCTCTATCCTTGCTGGGGCGAGGCTCAGATTCACGTGGCTGGATGCACTATTTAGTGGGCCCCTAGCTGCGGATGCTACTGATGAG CAACGCGAAGAGGTACAGTTGGGGTAG